A genomic segment from Ochotona princeps isolate mOchPri1 chromosome 11, mOchPri1.hap1, whole genome shotgun sequence encodes:
- the MBOAT4 gene encoding ghrelin O-acyltransferase — protein MHWLQALPLHPMSLYQGAAFPFALLFSHLCSKDSFSANARYLFLLTGGGALAGAAMGPYAALVFIPAVCAVLLVCSLGPQAVHRWTFLFQMSWQTLCHLGLQYTEHYLQEPPSTGFCIALSSLMLLTQRVTSLSLDIGEGKVEVASGSDRNRCTVCERLCVALPYLSYLMFFPALLGGPLCSFQRFQARVYSSSSVGLRLLFRTLFWRGLQVLGLECLKAAVRGLLHAGTGLAQCRHLECVSIMWATAVFFRLTYYSQWLLDESLLHTAGFGASLGQSTGEDGFVHDADIWTLETTHKLALFTRKWNQSTALWLRRLVFQRSGLWPLFQTFAFSAWWHGLHPGQVFGFLCWAVMVEADYLIHAFASSSIRAQPLRLLYRVVTWAHTQLIMAYVMLAAEGRSPSFLWLLCNSYNSIFPAVYCALLFLLAKRKHKLH, from the exons atgcATTGGCTGCAGGCACTCCCCCTCCACCCCATGTCACTCTATCAAGGAGCCGCTTTCCCTTTCGCACTGTTGTTTAGTCACCTCTGTAGCAAGGACTCATTTTCTGCCAATGCCAG GTACCTCTTTCTGCTGACGGGAGGGGGCGCCCTAGCCGGGGCTGCCATGGGGCCGTACGCGGCGCTGGTCTTCATCCCGGCAGTCTGTGCTGTGCTTCTGGTCTGCTCGCTGGGCCCACAGGCTGTCCACAGGTGGACTTTCCTCTTCCAGATGAGCTGGCAGACCCTGTGCCACCTGGGGCTGCAGTACACCGAGCATTACCTGCAGGAGCCACCATCCACCGG gTTCTGCATCGCTCTTTCTTCACTCATGCTCTTGACGCAGAGGGTCACGTCCCTCTCGCTGGACATTGGTGAAGGGAAAGTGGAGGTGGCATCGGGCAGCGACAGGAACAGGTGCACTGTGTGTGAGCGTCTGTGTGTGGCGCTCCCCTATCTCAGCTACTTGATGTTCTTCCCTGCTCTCCTCGGAGGTCCTCTGTGTTCCTTCCAGCGATTCCAGGCTCGTGTTTACAGCTCCAGCTCTGTGGGCCTCAGGCTCTTGTTCCGGACTCTGTTCTGGAGAGGCCTACAGGTCCTGGGACTGGAGTGCCTCAAGGCAGCCGTGAGGGGGCTGCTGCATGCAGGGACTGGACTCGCCCAGTGCCGGCATCTCGAGTGCGTCTCTATCATGTGGGCCACAGCCGTGTTCTTCCGACTCACCTACTACTCCCAGTGGCTCCTGGATGAATCCCTCCTCCACACAGCAGGCTTTGGGGCTAGCTTGGGCCAGAGCACCGGTGAGGATGGCTTTGTCCATGACGCAGACATCTGGACGCTGGAAACGACGCACAAGCTAGCCTTGTTCACCAGGAAATGGAACCAAAGCACGGCTCTGTGGCTCAGGCGGCTGGTCTTCCAGCGCAGCGGGCTGTGGCCGTTGTTCCAGACCTTCGCCTTCTCTGCCTGGTGGCACGGACTCCATCCAGGGCAGGTGTTCGGTTTCCTTTGCTGGGCTGTGATGGTAGAAGCTGACTACCTGATTCATGCCTTTGCCAGTTCATCCATCAGGGCCCAGCCCCTGCGGTTGCTCTATCGAGTTGTCACCTGGGCCCACACTCAGCTCATCATGGCCTATGTAATGCTGGCCGCGGAAGGGAGGAGCCCCTCCTTTCTCTGGCTGCTGTGCAATTCATACAACAGCATCTTCCCTGCTGTGTACTGCGCGTTGCTTTTTCTGCTAGCAAAGAGAAAGCACAAATTGCACTAA